The proteins below come from a single Eucalyptus grandis isolate ANBG69807.140 chromosome 3, ASM1654582v1, whole genome shotgun sequence genomic window:
- the LOC108958825 gene encoding uncharacterized protein KIAA0754-like, translated as MANVKSIRGSTRASPAARDAAARSPCAPKPATPLLAFAVPQNPRSPLASPCLEARDAALAICARSPRRRCSLHLCPEARDATALRSPCPEARDAAALPSPCPEARDAAARLRRAPAGDAAARLRRAPKPTTPLLAFAVPRSPRRRSSTFAVPRSPRRRSSTFAVPQSPRRRSSTFAMPRSPRLKLEKDGLGDTIRVSLTEPPEEEIDPYKRLANLGMRAAELQNQKGVAPFEKSTDIILTSSDDRVNCRCKRRARRWITP; from the exons GGTCAACCCGTGCCTCGCCTGCagcccgcgacgccgccgcTCGCTCGCCTTGTGCCCCGAAGCCCGCGACGCCGTTGCTCGCCTTCGCCGTGCCCCAAAACCCGCGAAGCCCGCTCGCTTCGCCGTGCCTTGAAGCCCGCGACGCCGCGCTCGCCATTTGTGCCCGAAGCCCGCGACGCCGCTGCTCGCTTCATTTGTGCCCTGAAGCCCGCGACGCCACTGCTCTGCGTTCACCGTGCCCGGAAGCCCGCGACGCCGCTGCTCTGCCTTCGCCGTGCCCCGAAGCCCGTGACGCCGCTGCTCGCCTTCGCCGTGCCCCGGCCGGCGACGCCGCTGCTCGCCTTCGCCGTGCCCCGAAGCCAACGACGCCGCTGCTCGCCTTCGCCGTGCCTCGAAGCCCGCGACGCCGCAGCTCTACCTTCGCCGTGCCCCGAAGCCCGCGACGCCGCAGTTCTACCTTCGCCGTGCCCCAAAGCCCGCGACGCCGTAGCTCTACCTTCGCCATGCCTCGAAGCCCGCGACTGAAGCTGGAGAAG GATGGTTTAGGTGATACAATCAGAGTTTCTCTTACTGAACCACCTGAAGAAGAGATAGATCCCTATAAAAGGCTGGCAAATCTCGGTATGAGAGCAGCAGAGCTTCAGAACCAGAAGGGGGTG GCACCATTTGAGAAAAGCACAGACATTATTTTGACTTCCAGCGATGATCGGGTTAATTGCCGATGCAAAAGGAG GGCGAGGAGGTGGATTACACCGTGA